A DNA window from Fusarium fujikuroi IMI 58289 draft genome, chromosome FFUJ_chr11 contains the following coding sequences:
- a CDS encoding related to beta-glucosidase, protein MGDMESFNLPYGELLQHLTTSEKISLLSGNYPSPRSITRTPLINQCRYFLGSDFWHTQGIPRLSIPKLRMSDGPNGVRGTRFFNSVPAACLPCGTGLAATWSHDMMREAGDLIARGCHAKSAHVWLGPTTNTQRSPLGGRGFESFSEDPLLSGSLASALICNVQKNGIACSLKHFVANDMEHERTLVDCRISPRALREIYLLPFQIAIRDADPWAIMTAYNKVNGQHMSEHQEILQQILRNEWGYQGCIMSDWFGTYSTAAAINNGLDLEMPGPTEQRGKQVATALGVGKISSSTIDARAASVLKLADRVRASRILESGPESCPDTNQDRSVLRRLATESVVLLKNDGHILPFRVDKKAKQTVVIGPNSQKSFFCGGGSASLRPTRVVSILEGLQGQVEQPLEHAEACQIYNQLPVLGDIVTAPDGTRGQFLMKFYTSPPTMRLNNSEITGAREAIDVLRLDDSNVVLYDYSNPAAPDNVVYATITADLVVENTDMYAFSLTVAGTATLYLDDDLIVDNSHDQKRGTSFFGSGSDERINHVQLVASRVYKLRVEFGSATTSSLTKAGAPVFGAGGVRIGCARYSDESRELDRVVELAKAADQVVVCVGLGPEWESEGSDRSLYELPGRQNELISKVTGVNKNVVVIIQSGTPVSGPWDQVPAVMQTWYGGNELGHGIADIVFGRESPSGKLPLSWPRVIEDNPSFLSHTSEAGICYYNEDIFVGYRFYEVTKRKVQWPFGFGLSYASFILGQPSVQIRGSGVEASMLVTVPVRNNSVTTSGKEVIQVYMSCVTPSAVKRPIKELKGFTKLFVPASEMRQATIEIPLKTAVSVWDVTTDSWLMESGTYKLSVGNSSDSALLSTQFQVPVTQHWTGL, encoded by the exons ATGGGCGACATGGAATCATTCAACCTCCCGTATGGCGAGCTTTTACAGCACCTGACTACTAGTGAGAAAATAAGCCTCCTATCAGGTAACTATCCCTCTCCACGCAGCATCACGAGAACTCCTCTAATCAACCAATGTCGTTATTTCCTAGGTTCCGACTTCTGGCATACGCAAGGTATCCCGCGACTATCGATTCCTAAACTTCGCATGTCGGACGGTCCCAACGGAGTTAGAGGCACAAGGTTCTTCAACAGCGTTCCCGCAGCTTGTCTCCCCTGCGGCACTGGACTGGCAGCCACATGGAGCCATGACATGATGCGCGAGGCCGGAGACCTTATTGCAAGGGGATGTCATGCAAAGAGCGCACATGTATGGCTGGGCCCTACAACTAACACTCAAAG GAGTCCACTGGGCGGCCGCGGTTTCGAATCCTTTTCCGAAGACCCTTTGCTCAGTGGAAGCCTGGCGAGCGCGCTTATCTGCAACGTCCAGAAAAACGGCATTGCTTGCTCTCTAAAGCACTTTGTCGCAAACGATATGGAACACGAGCGGACTCTTGTAGACTGCAGGATAAGTCCCCGAGCCCTGCGAGAGATTTACCTCCTCCCCTTCCAGATCGCCATCCGAGACGCCGACCCTTGGGCCATTATGACGGCATACAATAAAGTCAATGGACAGCACATGAGCGAGCACCAAGAGATACTACAACAAATATTGAGGAACGAATGGGGCTACCAAGGTTGCATAATGAGCGATTGGTTTGGAACATACTCTACAGCTGCAGCTATCAACAACGGCTTGGATCTCGAAATGCCAGGCCCAACAGAGCAGAGGGGAAAACAGGTCGCAACAGcgcttggtgttggcaaGATTAGCAGCAGTACAATTGACGCGAGAGCTGCCTCGGTCCTCAAGCTCGCCGATCGTGTGAGGGCGTCTAGAATTCTCGAGAGTGGCCCCGAATCATGTCCTGACACGAACCAAGATCGTAGCGTGCTGAGGAGGTTAGCGACAGAGAGTGTTGTCCTCCTCAAAAACGACGGCCATATATTGCCTTTCCGTGTCGACAAGAAGGCAA AGCAGACCGTAGTCATCGGACCCAATTCTCAGAAGTCTTTCTTCTGCGGTGGTGGATCAGCGTCGCTCCGGCCTACACGTGTGGTCTCGATCCTTGAGGGtctccaaggccaagtcgAACAGCCCCTAGAGCACGCCGAAGCCTGCCAGATCTACAATCAACTTCCAGTACTGGGTGATATCGTTACAGCTCCCGACGGGACGCGTGGACAATTCCTAATGAAATTTTACACCTCGCCACCAACAATGCGATTGAACAATAGCGAAATCACTGGTGCCCGGGAGGCCATAGACGTCCTGCGGCTCGACGACTCGAACGTGGTTTTGTACGACTATAGCAACCCTGCTGCACCTGATAATGTTGTGTATGCTACCATAACTGCCGACCTGGTTGTCGAGAACACGGATATGTATGCCTTTAGTCTGACTGTCGCTGGAACCGCAACATTATATCTTGACGACGATCTCATCGTCGACAATTCGCACGATCAGAAGAGGGGCACCAGCTTTTTCGGTTCCGGGAGTGACGAGAGAATCAACCACGTGCAGCTTGTCGCCAGTAGAGTCTATAAGCTGCGAGTTGAGTTTGGCAGTGCCACAACCTCCAGCCTGACCAAAGCAGGAGCACCTGTCTTTGGGGCCGGCGGTGTCCGTATTGGCTGTGCCAGGTACTCCGACGAGTCCCGTGAGCTTGATCGTGTTGTTGAACTGGCCAAGGCAGCTGATCAAGTGGTTGTTTGCGTCGGTCTAGGCCCTGAATGGGAATCGGAAGGTTCCGACCGTTCATTGTACGAACTCCCTGGGAGGCAGAATGAACTAATATCCAAAGTTACAGGAGTAAACAAGAATGTCGTTGTCATCATTCAGTCGGGCACTCCCGTATCTGGCCCTTGGGATCAAGTTCCTGCTGTGATGCAAACCTGGTACGGTGGTAATGAACTAGGCCACGGCATTGCAGACATAGTCTTTGGAAGAGAGAGTCCCTCGGGAAAACTCCCCTTGTCTTGGCCTCGTGTCATTGAGGATAATCCTTCCTTTCTCAGTCATACAAGCGAAGCCGGCATATGCTACTACAACGAAGACATTTTTGTTGGATACCGCTTCTACGAAGTAACCAAGAGAAAGGTGCAATGGCCTTTCGGCTTTGGTCTATCGTATGCGTCCTTCATCCTCGGGCAACCAAGTGTGCAGATACGAGGCAGCGGCGTCGAGGCGAGCATGCTTGTCACTGTACCTGTTCGCAACAACTCGGTCACCACAAGCGGAAAGGAAGTGATACAAGTTTATATGAGCTGTGTTACACCATCGGCAGTCAAGCGCCCTATCAAAGAATTGAAGGGGTTCACGAAACTTTTCGTTCCGGCTAGCGAAATGAGACAAGCAACCATCGAGATTCCTCTTAAGACCGCTGTGAGCGTTTGGGACGTCACAACCGATTCCTGGCTAATGGAGAGCGGCACTTACAAGCTATCTGTTGGTAACAGTAGCGATTCAGCACTGCTTTCTACTCAGTTTCAAGTGCCAGTCACTCAGCATTGGACGGGGCTATAG
- a CDS encoding related to hexose transporter protein, with protein MPPKQHREQSLLASVLPKEQKPWYRISYLVQLNLLLLIPLMSSSVAGFDGSLMNGLQALPSWKNKFGNPQGHTLGFVNAAQSFGSILALPFCGTLSDRIGRKNTLLLGGLIIVVASVIQAAAINYGMFVASRVLVGMGAITIIQPSPMLISELCYPSHRGVYTALFWTFYYFGSIIAAWSTYGLQKHMPDSVWAWRGPSILQGALPILQMVFWWKLPESPRWLVANNRADEARVTLAKYHAGGDASSPLVNFEMNEIVTAIELDRHAQDVKWSALVATPGNRKRVLISFLLGLFSQWVGNSVVSYYLTLVLDTVGVKNPDTQTLINGLLQLFNFFAAILAAFLVDKLGRRTLWNWSGVGMLISFIIWTICSARFEINQSNGLGIAVIAFIFIYFFHYDIAYTPLVLAYPTEILQYSIRSKGLSLAFIAIYSSLIILSFVNPIALQAIGWKYYIVFSSITAVSVVVNYFLLPETKGLSLEEIEGLFDDKDVSDGGIGSSKLEGGEVSHVDVKR; from the exons ATGCCTCCTAAGCAGCATCGCGAACAGTCTCTCCTGGCTAGCGTTCTTCCCAAAGAACAGAAGCCTTGGTATCGCATCTCGTACCTCGTCCAactcaatctccttcttcttatcccCCTCATGTCCTCGTCTGTTGCAGGATTCGATG GCTCGTTGATGAACGGCCTTCAGGCACTCCCTTCCTGGAAGAACAAGTTCGGGAATCCTCAAGGCCATACCCTAGGCTTCGTCAACGCCGCCCAATCCTTCGGATCGATCCTGGCCCTCCCATTCTGTGGCACACTCTCGGATAGGATTGGCCGCAAGAACACGCTGTTACTCGGTGGCTTGATCATTGTAGTGGCTTCGGTGATCCAGGCAGCCGCTATCAACTACGGGATGTTTGTCGCTTCCCGAGTCCTGGTTGGTATGGGCGCTATCACTATTATACAGCCCAGCCCTATGCTGATTTCGGAGCTGTGTTACCCAAGCCACCGAGGAGTGTACACGGCTCTCTTTTGGACTTTCTACTACTTTGGATCCATTATCGCTGCTTGGAGCACCTATGGTCTCCAGAAGCACATGCCTGACAGTGTCTGGGCGTGGCGAGGTCCCTCTATCCTCCAGGGCGCTCTTCCCATACTCCAAATGGTTTTT TGGTGGAAACTCCCTGAATCCCCTCGATGGCTCGTCGCCAACAACAGAGCTGATGAAGCACGGGTTACTCTGGCCAAGTATCATGCTGGCGGAGATGCCTCGAGCCCTCTTGTAAACTTTGAGATGAACGAAATCGTCACCGCTATCGAACTCGACCGACATGCTCAGGACGTTAAATGGAGTGCTCTTGTGGCAACTCCCGGCAACCGAAAACGGGTTCTGATCTCGTTCTTATTGGGCCTCTTTTCTCAGTGGGTG GGAAACAGTGTTGTCTCGTATTATTTGACTCTCGTCCTAGACACTGTTGGCGTTAAGAACCCTGATACCCAGACTCTGATCAACGGTCTTCTCCAGTTATTCAACTTCTTTGCCGCCATCCTCGCCGCATTCTTGGTAGATAAACTCGGCAGGCGTACTCTGTGGAACTGGTCAGGCGTTGGTATGTTGATTTCATTCATCATATGGACCATTTGTTCCGCCCGCTTTGAGATCAACCAATCCAACGGCCTCGGTATCGCTGTCATCGCATTTATCTTCATCTACTTCTTCCATTACGATATTGCCTATACACCACTTGTTCTGGCTTACCCCACCGAGATTCTTCAATACTCTATTCGATCCAAGGGGCTGAGCCTGGCTTTTATTGCTATCTACTCGTCACTGATCATCTTGTCTTTTGTCAACCCGATCGCGCTGCAGGCCATCGGCTGGAAGTATTACATTGTCTTTTCCTCCATTACCGCTGTATCCGTCGTCGTCAATTATTTTCTCCTGCCTGAGACAAAGGGCCTCtctcttgaggagattgaaggcCTTTTCGACGACAAGGACGTTTCTGATGGCGGGATAGGATCATCTAAGTTGGAAGGAGGCGAGGTTAGCCACGTCGATGTTAAACGCTAG
- a CDS encoding related to short chain 3-hydroxyacyl-CoA dehydrogenase → MSKRECLESIYMFNKNPPGQTFASAFLPIPLPTMTWSPPKDYTSRPITVLGGGVLGRRIAACFASVGWHVIIRDPSEKSRSDAIAYIDANITDYLTISHGEKGSWEATDDFGAAVKDAWLVFEAVPEILSLKEDTFLALEQQSPADCILASNSSSFMSRELLGTVNESTKARVLNTHFMMPPQALIVDFMTSGSTASKIFPFLSKEMIKCGLKPVTAKKESSGLIFNRIWASIKREVLMVIAEGVADPQTIDQVWMDMYQSPTGPCTMMGVGLDTVEHIEENYVEKRGLPDTTLKWLHENYVAKGKLGNKSDQGGLYPVPAAGEKTKLLVLNFYQGASPGELTAETYLSSGQILEFSVENKNARPNALVSGQTIPDGIDVCGDRMYWTCMGYPPNNDGAVYSAKLDGSDIRTVVPRGRVHTPKQLHISQGSKKIYFCDREGLRIHRCNLDGSEHEILAADQTNWPVGITVSENLGKVFWTQKGPSKGNDGRIFSTSTDIPEGSDASSRRDIELIAKGLPEPIDLEFDEDNGVLYWTDRGEMPLGNTLNKKTIVGQPPAAESKFGRQIIAQGFGEAIGLLWQCETVPGPKKKIYESAGHSYTGLALVRD, encoded by the exons ATGTCTAAAAGGGAATGTCtagaaagtatatatatGTTTAACAAGAACCCTCCTGGCCAGACCTTTGCTTCTGCATTTCTGCCAATCCCTCTGCCAACAATGACCTGGTCGCCGCCTAAAGATTACACGTCCCGACCCATCACCGTCCTGGGCGGCGGTGTCTTGGGGCGTAGAATCGCTGCTTGTTTTGCAAGTGTCGGATGGCACGTTATTATCCGCGATCCATCTGAAAAGTCGAGGTCAGATGCAATTGCCTACATCGACGCAAACATCACAGACTATCTCACCATATCCCATGGCGAAAAAGGATCATGGGAGGCTACCGATGACTTTGGTGCCGCTGTCAAGGACGCCTGGCTTGTCTTTGAGGCTGTGCCGGAAATATTGAGTCTCAAGGAGGATAccttccttgcccttgagcaGCAATCGCCCGCTGATTGTATCCTGGCCTCTAACAGCTCATCCTTTATGTCAAGAGAGCTTTTGGGAACAGTCAATGAATCTACCAAGGCTCGCGTTCTCAACACACATTTCATGATGCCTCCCCAG GCCCTTATCGTGGATTTTATGACTTCCGGAAGCACCGCTAGCAAGATCTTCCCTTTCCTCTCGAAAGAAATGATAAAATGCGGGCTCAAGCCTGTTACCGCCAAGAAGGAGTCATCGGGCCTCATTTTCAACCGCATTTGGGCATCTATCAAGCGCGAAGTGCTGATGGTCATCGCCGAAGGCGTTGCTGACCCTCAGACTATTGACCAAGTCTGGATGGATATGTACCAGTCACCAACTGGCCCCTGCACCATGATGGG TGTTGGTCTCGATACCGTCGAGCACATCGAGGAGAACTATGTTGAGAAGCGAGGCTTACCTGACACCACCTTGAAGTGGCTGCACGAGAATTACGTCGCCAAGGGAAAACTTGGAAATAAATCCGATCAAGGTGGACTATATCCTGTGCCCGCAGCAGGAGAAAAGACCAAGCTCCTGGTCCTCAACTTCTACCAAGGTGCAAGCCCTGGGGAGCTGACGGCCGAGACTTACCTTTCTAGTGGCCAGATCCTGGAGTTCTCGGTTGAGAATAAGAACGCTCGTCCGAACGCGCTGGTCTCTGGACAAACTATCCCAGATGGCATCGATGTGTGCGGTGATAGAATGTACTGGACTTGCATGGGCTACCCTCCTAACAATGATGGAGCTGTGTATAGCGCTAAGTTGGACGGCAGCGATATCCGTACCGTTGTCCCTCGCGGTCGCGTCCATACTCCTAAGCAGCTTCACATCAGCCagggaagcaagaagatcTACTTCTGTGACCGCGAAGGGCTGCGCATTCATCGATGCAACCTTGACGGATCAGAGCATGAGATTCTT GCCGCAGACCAGACCAACTGGCCTGTCGGCATCACCGTGTCCGAAAACCTGGGTAAGGTGTTCTGGACTCAGAAAGGTCCGTCCAAGGGCAACGATGGGAGGATCTTCTCTACTAGTACCGATATACCTGAAGGCAGTGACGCGTCGTCGCGCAGGGACATTGAGCTGATTGCCAAAGGCTTACCGGAACCAATTGACCTTGAGTTCGACGAGGATAATGGGGTGCTCTACTGGACTGACCGAGGCGAGATGCCGCTGGGTAACACGCTGAACAAGAAAACAATAGTTGGACAGCCACCGGCCGCTGAGAGCAAGTTCGGAAGACAGATTATTGCTCAAGGGTTCGGGGAGGCGATTGGCCT GCTGTGGCAGTGCGAGACTGTTCCTGGACCTAAGAAGAAGATTTACGAGTCCGCTGGGCATTCGTATACTGGCCTTGCTCTAGTTCGTGACTGA
- a CDS encoding transketolase family protein has protein sequence MHQTPTEASGSFRASGSSSDELQELDRSLKLLTGLISQSKKEGYESSRLKASIGTALFKYVMRYAPEDSHYFNRDRLVVSGHYAGRWKGLFEHLIAAQGIIVSLPNIASDLPGTIHTHSDSNKAIEGAIGQAVAFKSLMMLYNKPDLELLDNMIWCIIDDPKFQQGSALDAVALAGSWKLSNLCVIHDSTYDSMSDSLQVKNFKRHGWKVLELVNDENFTIATLYMALNYSRRSDSPTLISIQLPNRPLSHEVDSYLNNNAPLYLSQELYDIFLDVFKKSKLYEADWLVRVKKYRELYPTLAREFWYHVAGRAATITQHQPALTSPIPLPIPPLSADQWSRIRERRSFRGDDLSQRPNRRSRPGRTKPEAFHIRPCDAEEAAGAFLVTIRSSKIPTTIFLPQNGATSFTDHSSRLGVTHGAYTFSKCHDEDFDLTLIAAGVVIHYAMGTQELLIREYGLKAKIVSCPCLRLFQLQTEEYRKSVLWPQSRKPTVAIDFGNSQGWKPYADALMLLEDGANVETEANMPKRIGRRIRDFVQEFKERNSFQVE, from the exons ATGCATCAAACTCCCACTGAAGCCTCAGGTAGTTTTCGGGCCAGTGGTAGCTCCTCTGATGAGCTTCAAGAGCTCGATAGATCGTTGAAGCTGCTCACTGGTCTCATTTCGCAatcaaagaaagaaggatATGA ATCCTCCAGGTTGAAGGCTTCTATTGGAACAGCTCTGTTCAAGTACGTGATGAGATATGCACCAGAAGACAGCCACTACTTTAATCGAGATCGTTTAGTCGTGTCAGGAC ATTATGCTGGCAGATGGAAAGGCTTAtttgagcatctcatcgCAGCACAAggcatcatcgtcagcctTCCAAATATTGCCAGCGACCTTCCCGGAACAATTCACACTCACAGTGACTCAAATAAAGCAATCGAGGGTGCTATAGGCCAGGCAGTTGCATTTAAAAGCCTTATGATGCTCTACAACAAACCAGATCTGGAGCTTCTAGACAACATGATTTGGTGCATCATCGATGATCCCAAGTTTCAGCAGGGCAGTGCTCTAGATGCAGTCGCTCTTGCCGGCAGTTGGAAGCTCAGCAATCTCTGTGTAATTCATGATAGCACGTATGACTCAATGAGCGATAGTCTTCAAGTCAAAAACTTCAAGAGGCATGGCTGGAAAGTACTTGAACTGGTAAATGACGAGAACTTTACTATCGCCA CCCTATATATGGCCCTCAACtactcaagaagaagcgattCGCCGACTTTGATCAGTATTCAACTGCCGAATCGCCCCTTGTCCCACGAAGTAGACTCTTATCTTAACAACAATGCTCCGCTCTACCTCTCGCAGGAGCTTTACGATATCTTTCTAGATGTATTCAAGAAGAGTAAGCTCTACGAAGCCGATTGGCTAGTGAGGGTAAAGAAATACAGGGAGCTGTACCCAACGCTTGCTCGGGAGTTCTGGTACCACGTTGCAGGCAGGGCAGCAACCATtactcaacatcaacctGCACTCACTAGCCCGATACCTCTGCCGATACCTCCCTTATCAGCTGATCAGTGGTCCCGGATAAGGGAACGCAGATCCTTCAGAGGTGATGACTTGTCACAGCGGCCAAACAGGCGTTCGAGGCCAGGGAGGACAAAGCCCGAAGCATTTCACATCCGACCCTGCGACGCCGAAGAAGCTGCAGGCGCTTTTCTCGTGACCATCAGATCAAGCAAGATACCAACAACAATTTTCCTGCCGCAGAATGGTGCCACCAGCTTTACAGATCACTCGTCCCGTCTAGGTGTGACACATGGAGCTTACACGTTCTCCAAATGTCACGACGAGGACTTTGACTTGACTCTCATAGCCGCCGGAGTTGTTATTCACTATGCAATGGGCACACAAGAGCTCCTCATACGGGAATATGGTTTGAAAGCCAAAATAGTGTCATGTCCCTGCCTTAGGCTATTCCAGCTGCAGACAGAGGAGTATAGGAAATCTGTCCTTTGGCCGCAGAGCAGGAAACCGACCGTGGCAATTGACTTTGGGAATAGCCAGGGGTGGAAGCCCTATGCAGACGCATTAATGTTATTGGAAGACGGCGCGAATGTAGAGACAGAGGCTAATATGCCTAAGAGGATTGGGCGCAGGATCAGAGATTTCGTTCAAGAGTTTAAAGAGCGAAATTCCTTTCAAGTTGAATGA
- a CDS encoding related to fructose-bisphosphate aldolase, whose amino-acid sequence MDSWLEVQKQNRTLQILRSAAEGRYGVLAIICYNIEHLTALVRAAEAKRSPLILLLFPSTVKQFPTLGWAAAAAVKSATVPLSLHLDHAQDEAQIREIAATLPFDSIMVDMSHYDHDANLEKTKLLTRICHDHGIAVEAESGRINGGEEGIADTGSLEAMFTTPREVEDFLAAGIDLLAPSIGNIHGDYGPAGPQLDFDRLSSVNTQVNSRVIMALHGTNDFTPEIMQRCIQSGAVKLNINKLILESWNTYVREHAQEPLMQLMDGGMAVLQAEVERWMVICGSSGKTQ is encoded by the exons ATGGATTCCTGGCTGGAAGTTCAGAAGCAGAACCGCACCCTGCAAATCCTCCGCTCAGCAGCCGAGGGCAGGTATGGTGTTTTGGCCATAATTTG TTACAACATCGAGCACCTGACGGCGCTAGTTCGCGCTGCCGAAGCCAAGAGGTCACCTCTTATTCTTCTGCTCTTCCCCTCAACTGTCAAACAGTTCCCGACTTTGGGAtgggcagcagcagcagcagtcaaGTCAGCAACAGTACCGCTGTCGCTCCATCTAGACCATGCGCAGGACGAAGCGCAGATCCGAGAAATTGCTGCCACTTTGCCGTTTGATTCAATTATGGTGGATATGAGCCATTACGACCACGATGCCAACTTAGAAAAGACAAAGCTTTTGACAAGGATTTGCCATGATCACGGCATCGCTGTTGAGGCTGAAAGTGGTCGCATCAACGGGGGAGAAGAGGGGATTGCCGACACGGGATCTCTGGAGG CAATGTTCACCACGCCCAGAGAAGTTGAAGACTTTCTAGCAGCCGGAATCGACCTTCTTGCGCCGAGCATAGGTAACATACACGGTGACTACGGCCCAGCGGGTCCTCAACTCGATTTTGATCGTTTATCCAGCGTCAACACCCAGGTCAACAGTCGCGTGATAATGGCGCTCCACGGCACAAACGACTTTACGCCTGAGATTATGCAACGATGCATTCAGAGCGGTGCAGTTAAATTAAACATCAATAAGCTTATCCTAGAGAGTTGGAATACGTATGTTAGAGAGCATGCCCAAGAGCCACTGATGCAGCTCATGGATGGCGGTATGGCTGTGCTCCAAGCCGAGGTTGAGCGGTGGATGGTTATCTGTGGAAGTAGCGGGAAAACACAGTAG
- a CDS encoding transketolase family protein, whose protein sequence is MAPTLELNERASVEKILVKSLPKNGTTSTAGFKLESSEKHDRVLKVFRAFIADLCQQFNGGHPGSAMGMAAIGIALYKYVMRYSPNNCEYFNRDRFVLSNGHACLWQYLFMHLVGVKSMTLEQLKSYHSTKTDSLCPGHPEIENEGVEVTTGPLGQGVANAVGLAMATKNLAATYNKPGFELVNNMTWCMIGDACLQEGVGLEAVSLAGHWRLNNLCIIYDNNSITCDGTADVANTEDINAKMEATGWNVLNVFDGDSDVAGIVNALIAARSSDKPTFINIRTTIGFGSTAAGSAKTHGAALGADDVANIKKSFGLDLNEHFHIPQDVYDLFTDVRVRGDAYEAEWLQIVQRYKQEDPVLGTEFGLRVSGKMPDDWTKCIPSRSELPVEPTSSRKSAGIVTNILGERIKSFLVGTADLTPSCHVAFNNKVDFQSPDLRTACGLNGNYSGRYIHYGIREHAMCAISNGLAAFNKGTFIPMTSSFFMFYLYAAPAVRMAALQGLQQIHIATHDSIGTGEDGPTHQPIALPALYRAMPNTLYIRPCDSEEVAGAFIAAIQATETPTIISLSRQNLTQFPRHSSREGVSMGAYVFVEADGDDFDVTLIGVGSEMGLTMQAKDVLLKEHGIKSRVVSFPCPRLFESQSRQYKQSVLKPRSGKPTVVIEAYAANGWERYADASMSMRRFGKSLPSKATYEYFGFQPHNIATKIRDLVEEFKRDGIETLRGDFRDLNGSLGVGLEY, encoded by the exons ATGGCTCCAACGCTAGAACTGAACGAGAGGGCTTCTGTTGAGAAGATTCTCGTTAAGTCCCTCCCCAAAAATGGCACCACCAGCACTGCTGGCTTCAAACTCGAGAGCTCAGAGAAGCACGATAGGGTTTTGAAGGTGTTTAGAGCTTTCATCGCGGACCTTTGCCAGCAGTTCAATGGTGGTCACCCAGG GTCCGCTATGGGCATGGCAGCCATTGGCATTGCCCTCTACAAGTACGTCATGAGGTACTCTCCCAACAATTGCGAGTACTTTAACCGTGACCGCTTCGTTTTGTCCAATG ggcaTGCCTGTCTGTGGCAATATCTGTTCATGCACCTTGTCGGTGTTAAGAGCATGACCCTCGAGCAGCTCAAGTCATATCACTCGACAAAGACCGATTCCCTCTGTCCCGGCCATCCAGAAATCGAAAATGAGGGCGTTGAGGTTACGACGGGCCCCCTTGGCCAAGGAGTCGCTAACGCAGTTGGTCTCGCCATGGCAACTAAGAACCTTGCCGCGACATATAACAAGCCAGGGTTCGAACTAGTGAACAACATGACGTGGTGCATGATCGGTGATGCCTGCCTCCAGGAGGGTGTTGGGCTAGAGGCAGTCTCCCTCGCTGGCCATTGGAGACTAAACAACCTTTGCATTATTTACGACAATAACTCTATTACCTGTGATGGCACCGCTGATGTCGCCAATACTGAGGATATCAATGCAAAGATGGAGGCTACCGGTTGGAATGTCCTGAATGTCTTTGACGGAGATTCAGACGTGGCTG GTATCGTCAACGCCCTCATCGCTGCCCGATCAAGTGACAAGCCGACTTTTATCAACATTCGAACAACTATCGGCTTCGGATCTACTGCAGCTGGTAGCGCAAAGACACACGGAGCAGCCCTCGGGGCCGACGATGtggccaacatcaagaagtcGTTCGGTCTAGACCTCAATGAGCATTTCCACATCCCGCAAGATGTCTATGACCTGTTCACAGATGTTCGTGTTCGTGGTGATGCCTACGAGGCCGAGTGGCTTCAGATCGTTCAGAGATATAAGCAAGAGGATCCTGTCCTTGGAACGGAATTCGGCCTTCGCGTCTCTGGGAAAATGCCGGATGACTGGACAAAGTGCATCCCCAGCAGGTCAGAGCTTCCAGTTGAGCCAACGTCATCGCGAAAGTCAGCAGGTATTGTAACCAATATCCTCGGAGAGAGGATCAAATCCTTTTTGGTTGGAACCGCAGACCTGACTCCTTCGTGCCATGTggccttcaacaacaaggtCGACTTCCAATCG CCTGATCTACGAACCGCCTGCGGTCTCAACGGAAACTACAGTGGCCGCTATATCCACTACGGTATCCGCGAGCACGCCATGTGTGCCATCTCCAACGGCCTAGCCGCATTTAACAAGGGCACCTTTATCCCAATGACAAGTTCATTCTTCATGTTCTATCTGTATGCCGCCCCAGCTGTTCGAATGGCAGCCCTTCAGGGACTCCAGCAGATTCACATCGCTACCCACGACAGCATTGGAACCGGCGAGGATGGACCGACGCATCAGCCAATCGCGCTGCCAGCTCTTTACCGTGCCATGCCAAATACCTTGTACATTCGTCCATGTGACTCTGAGGAGGTGGCGGGTGCTTTCATCGCTGCCATCCAGGCCACTGAGACACCAACCATCATCTCTCTGTCACGACAGAACCTGACGCAGTTCCCACGGCACTCTTCACGTGAGGGCGTGAGTATGGGCGCGTATGTTTTCGTCGAGGCTGACGGTGATGACTTCGACGTGACGCTCATTGGAGTTGGTTCCGAGATGGGTCTCACGATGCAGGCTAAGGATGTGCTTCTCAAGGAGCACGGCATCAAGTCAAGAGTGGTTTCGTTTCCCTGTCCTAGACTCTTTGAGTCACAATCGCGACAGTACAAGCAGTCGGTGCTAAAGCCTCGCTCCGGAAAGCCTACCGTCGTCATTGAGGCTTATGCCGCGAATGGATGGGAGCGGTACGCTGATGCATCCATGTCCATGAGGCGATTCGGAAAGAGCCTTCCATCAAAGGCGACTTATGAATATTTTGGATTCCAGCCCCATAACATTGCAACTAAGATTAGGGATCTGGTAGAGGAGTTTAAGAGGGATGGGATTGAGACACTGAGGGGTGATTTTAGAGATCTCAATGGCAGCTTGGGAGTCGGACTTGAGTATTAA